In Candidatus Deferrimicrobium sp., the following proteins share a genomic window:
- the alr gene encoding alanine racemase: protein MARPTVAEIRLSALRHNIQMIRALFPQGVGLLGIVKANAYGHGALPVARALEAEGARMLGVATVEEGVELREGGIRLPVVVLGGVDPPQATEAHAHGLSAVLFDLGQIGYLARTAETAGRPFPVHVKVDTGMGRLGLLPQEAMVAAGRIASNHALRLEGWMTHLSSADGPSAEDREYTATQLATFQGMLPAVRKAFGDGVAVHALNSAGILRFRDESFDLVRPGIAMYGCSPLPPGGASPDLRPVMRVVSKVLSLKELPAGHAVSYNRRYRCDGARRIAVVPIGYADGYRRALTGHARMSVDERPVPVAGTVCMDHTMIDVTEVPGVAIGTDVEVMGEASMGAMEMARICGTIPYEILVQIGPRIPRVTVG, encoded by the coding sequence TTGGCCCGGCCTACGGTGGCGGAGATCCGCCTCTCGGCCCTCCGGCACAATATTCAAATGATTCGCGCGTTGTTCCCGCAAGGCGTCGGCCTTCTCGGCATCGTGAAGGCGAACGCCTACGGGCACGGCGCGCTTCCCGTCGCGCGCGCCCTCGAAGCGGAAGGGGCGCGGATGCTGGGCGTGGCCACGGTGGAAGAAGGGGTGGAGCTGCGCGAGGGGGGGATCCGCCTTCCCGTCGTCGTTCTGGGGGGTGTCGACCCTCCGCAGGCTACAGAGGCCCACGCTCACGGTCTTTCCGCGGTCCTGTTCGACCTCGGACAGATCGGCTATCTCGCCCGCACGGCGGAGACGGCGGGGCGTCCCTTCCCGGTGCACGTCAAGGTCGACACGGGGATGGGGCGGCTCGGACTGCTCCCGCAGGAGGCGATGGTGGCGGCGGGGCGGATCGCGTCGAATCATGCGCTACGGCTGGAAGGGTGGATGACGCACCTCTCGTCGGCGGACGGTCCGTCGGCGGAGGACCGGGAGTACACGGCGACGCAGCTGGCGACCTTCCAGGGGATGCTTCCCGCCGTGCGGAAGGCGTTCGGGGACGGCGTCGCGGTCCACGCGCTGAACAGCGCGGGGATCCTCCGTTTCCGCGATGAGTCGTTCGACCTCGTCCGGCCCGGCATCGCCATGTACGGGTGCTCCCCCCTTCCTCCCGGGGGCGCGTCTCCGGATCTTCGCCCTGTGATGCGGGTCGTCTCGAAGGTGTTATCCCTGAAGGAGCTCCCCGCGGGACACGCGGTGAGCTACAACCGGCGGTACCGCTGCGACGGCGCGCGACGGATCGCCGTCGTCCCCATTGGATACGCCGACGGCTACCGCCGCGCGTTGACCGGCCATGCCCGGATGTCGGTCGACGAGCGCCCTGTCCCCGTCGCGGGAACGGTGTGCATGGACCACACGATGATCGACGTCACCGAAGTGCCTGGCGTGGCGATCGGGACGGACGTCGAGGTGATGGGGGAAGCGTCGATGGGCGCGATGGAGATGGCGCGCATCTGCGGGACCATACCGTACGAGATCCTGGTGCAGATTGGACCGAGGATCCCCCGGGTGACCGTTGGCTGA
- a CDS encoding ABC transporter ATP-binding protein, whose amino-acid sequence MIGIQGLSKSFGKKVVLDGLDLTVPKGKNTVVIGGSGTGKSVLIKCVVGLLRPEAGEIRIDGQDITRMDERELVQVRRRFGMLFQGAALFDSMDVGENVAFVLRRLKLYPERQIREVVEEKLSMVGLRDIQRLMPAELSGGMKKRVGLARAIASEPDILLYDEPTTGLDPIMADVINDLIISLRESIGVTSISITHDMASAYKIADQIAMLYKGKIIEVGTPEQIKTTSNPVVAQFVQGRAHGPITDESEEFVRFVSR is encoded by the coding sequence GTGATCGGGATCCAGGGTTTGAGCAAGAGCTTCGGGAAAAAGGTGGTCCTCGACGGCCTCGATCTGACCGTGCCGAAGGGGAAGAACACCGTCGTCATCGGCGGAAGCGGCACCGGCAAGTCGGTCCTCATCAAGTGCGTGGTGGGGCTGCTTCGCCCGGAGGCGGGGGAGATCCGGATCGACGGCCAGGACATCACCCGGATGGACGAGCGGGAGCTGGTCCAGGTCCGCCGCAGGTTCGGGATGCTCTTCCAGGGGGCGGCCCTGTTCGACTCGATGGACGTGGGGGAGAACGTGGCGTTCGTTCTGCGGCGCCTGAAGCTGTACCCGGAGCGCCAGATCCGGGAGGTGGTGGAGGAAAAGCTCTCGATGGTCGGGCTGCGCGACATCCAGCGGCTGATGCCAGCGGAGCTGTCCGGCGGCATGAAGAAGCGCGTGGGACTGGCCCGGGCGATCGCCTCCGAGCCCGACATCCTGTTGTACGACGAGCCCACGACGGGGCTCGATCCGATCATGGCCGACGTCATCAACGACCTGATCATCTCGCTGCGGGAGTCGATCGGGGTGACCTCGATCTCGATCACGCACGACATGGCCTCCGCCTACAAGATCGCGGACCAGATCGCGATGCTGTACAAGGGGAAGATCATCGAGGTGGGAACGCCGGAGCAGATCAAGACGACGTCGAACCCGGTGGTCGCGCAGTTCGTGCAGGGGCGCGCGCACGGACCCATCACCGACGAGAGCGAGGAGTTCGTCCGCTTCGTCAGCCGATGA
- a CDS encoding ABC transporter permease, with protein sequence MADSTAGKNGAVRIAELLGERVYDMVLDLGAVFTLFVQVVSWVVRPPAEIHNIVKQMEEVGIRSMPVVLVTATFTGMVLALQSYSGFQRFGATSFVGSVVALSITRELGPVFAGLMVSGRVGASMAAELGTMKVTEQIDALTTLATNPVKYLVVPRVVAATIVLPVLVVFADLLGIVGGYFVSVHLLGANPYVYTAKTYQYLEFKDIYTGLIKASVFGMLIALISCHHGFVAKGGAEGVGRATTRAVVASSMMVLISDYFMTSFMF encoded by the coding sequence TTGGCTGATTCCACGGCAGGGAAAAATGGCGCTGTTCGAATCGCGGAACTCCTCGGGGAGAGGGTCTACGACATGGTGCTGGACCTGGGGGCGGTCTTCACCCTGTTCGTCCAGGTCGTCTCCTGGGTGGTCCGGCCGCCGGCGGAGATCCACAACATCGTCAAGCAGATGGAAGAGGTCGGGATCCGGTCGATGCCCGTCGTGCTGGTCACGGCCACCTTTACCGGCATGGTCCTCGCGCTGCAGAGCTATTCCGGGTTCCAGCGGTTCGGCGCGACCAGCTTCGTCGGCTCGGTCGTCGCCCTTTCCATCACCCGGGAGCTGGGGCCGGTGTTCGCCGGGCTTATGGTCTCCGGCCGCGTCGGCGCCTCGATGGCCGCGGAGCTGGGGACGATGAAGGTCACCGAGCAGATCGATGCCCTGACCACGCTCGCCACCAACCCGGTCAAGTACCTCGTGGTGCCGCGGGTGGTCGCCGCCACGATCGTCCTTCCCGTGCTCGTCGTGTTCGCGGACCTGCTGGGGATCGTCGGCGGCTACTTCGTCTCCGTCCACCTGTTGGGCGCCAACCCGTACGTGTACACCGCCAAAACGTACCAGTACCTCGAGTTCAAGGACATCTACACGGGGCTGATCAAGGCCTCGGTCTTCGGGATGCTGATCGCCCTTATCTCGTGCCACCACGGATTCGTGGCGAAGGGGGGCGCGGAAGGGGTCGGCCGGGCGACCACACGGGCGGTCGTGGCATCGTCCATGATGGTCCTGATCTCGGACTACTTCATGACGTCGTTCATGTTCTGA